The Bacteroidota bacterium genomic interval TAATCCCAAAATGGTCGAGGCTCGGGCGATTTCCGCAGGCTTGGCGGAAGCTGTGACGCGTCCCTTCAGCGTTGTGCCGTTCTTTGATCCAGGGCCATGGGGAGGGCAATGGATGAAACATCGTTTCGATCTTGATCCATCGGCTCCGAACTATGCATGGTGTTTTAATTGCGTTCCGGAAGAAAACAGTTTATTGCTCAAGTTCGGAGAAGCCGTTCTTGAGCTCCCTTCTATCGACCTGGTATTTGCGCATCCGTACGAGCTTCTCGGAGACGATATCGTCAATCGATTCGGTGCAGAGTTTCCAGTTCGATTCGACTATTTGGATACGTTCGAGGGGGGCAACCTGAGCCTCCAGGTCCATCCGACCACCCGGTATATTCGCGACAATTTCGGCGTCAACTATACTCAGGATGAAAGTTATTATATCATGGAGGGAAAACAAGGGGCGGTTGTTTATCTTGGCCTTCGAGAGAATGTCGATCCATCCCGGATGATTGCCGAGCTTGAGGCGGCGGAGAAGAATGGAAGCCATTTCGACGCCGACCACTATCTTCAGACCTGGCCGGTCAGGAAACATGATCATTTTCTAATTCCGGCCGGGACGGTTCATTGCTCCGGCAAGGACAGTCTTGTCCTTGAGATCAGCGCGACCCCGTATATCTTCACCTTCAAGCTCTGGGATTGGGGGCGCCTCGGAATGGACGGCGAGCCTCGTCCGATCAACATTGAACACGGGAAAAAAGTGATCGACTGGAAAAGAACTACCACGTGGACGAAGACACAACTGGTCAACCGGACGGAGATCATTGCCGAAGGAGACGGATGGAAGGAAGAGCGGACCGGATTGCACGAAACCGAGTTCATCGAGACAAGGCGGCATTGGTTCT includes:
- a CDS encoding class I mannose-6-phosphate isomerase, which encodes MSSFTKFPFIKVEGAYQVWEGWKDICDKIVQSASSIQQDKQIVVIEYYHGVLEEETTSSIISWIHPVEVIRAKKCMRDEQKIEEMVFPYVTDDRLFGRMSDLVIDDYFDPAKIDQARKRIADADAGIVLVIGTGASRIADRRDLLVYADMARWEIQKRMRKHLVDNVGVSNRSFADWDRLYRQGYFLDWRVCDRLKRDLMGKWDYLLDTNDRRNPKMVEARAISAGLAEAVTRPFSVVPFFDPGPWGGQWMKHRFDLDPSAPNYAWCFNCVPEENSLLLKFGEAVLELPSIDLVFAHPYELLGDDIVNRFGAEFPVRFDYLDTFEGGNLSLQVHPTTRYIRDNFGVNYTQDESYYIMEGKQGAVVYLGLRENVDPSRMIAELEAAEKNGSHFDADHYLQTWPVRKHDHFLIPAGTVHCSGKDSLVLEISATPYIFTFKLWDWGRLGMDGEPRPINIEHGKKVIDWKRTTTWTKTQLVNRTEIIAEGDGWKEERTGLHETEFIETRRHWFSKSVRHDTEGTVNVLNLVEGDEAIVESPGGTFAPFVVHYAETFIVPAAIGEYTIRPCGTSLGKECATIKAFVRKMSSSSYV